The following proteins are encoded in a genomic region of Variovorax paradoxus:
- a CDS encoding TetR family transcriptional regulator C-terminal domain-containing protein, whose protein sequence is MSSIEDSDGEAPATRGRSRKYTQVLGLINQAAIEVFASEGLAGASTQAIADKAGLSKAQLHYYIDSKEALYRQILQDILNDWIVVFGFDDEAFGPRKVLGDLIHRKMVFSFEHPLRSRIFTAEMMRGAPVLNTLMDTSKQRTDQAAAVIRNWMTQGLMDKADPMLVLFHIWAVTQFYADHATQAAYFRNVAQDGDDKDRRYLIEQVTEFLLKGAGVK, encoded by the coding sequence GTGAGCAGCATCGAAGACAGCGACGGCGAAGCCCCCGCCACGCGCGGCCGCTCGCGCAAGTACACCCAGGTGCTCGGCCTCATCAACCAGGCGGCCATCGAGGTGTTCGCGAGCGAAGGGCTGGCCGGTGCATCGACGCAGGCGATTGCCGACAAGGCCGGGCTTTCGAAGGCGCAGCTGCACTACTACATCGACAGCAAGGAAGCCCTCTACCGGCAGATCCTGCAGGACATCCTGAACGACTGGATCGTGGTGTTCGGTTTCGACGACGAAGCCTTCGGCCCGCGCAAGGTGCTGGGCGACCTGATCCACCGCAAGATGGTGTTCTCGTTCGAACACCCGCTGCGCTCACGCATCTTCACGGCCGAGATGATGCGCGGCGCACCCGTGCTCAACACCCTGATGGACACGAGCAAGCAGCGCACCGATCAGGCCGCCGCCGTGATCCGGAATTGGATGACCCAGGGCCTGATGGACAAGGCCGATCCGATGCTGGTGCTGTTCCACATCTGGGCCGTGACGCAGTTCTACGCCGACCACGCCACGCAGGCCGCCTACTTCCGCAACGTGGCGCAAGACGGCGACGACAAGGACCGGCGCTACCTGATCGAGCAGGTGACCGAGTTTTTGCTGAAGGGCGCGGGAGTCAAATAG
- a CDS encoding PDR/VanB family oxidoreductase: MSLERTLTVRVARISRQTPEILAFELVHPWGRALPGYEAGAHIDVHMPGGFSRQYSLARAPSSNAARYVIGVKREAPSRGGSASMHERVHEGDLLAISAPRNTFPLREEAKHHLLLAGGIGMTPLLAMAETLAARGAPFTLCVFARSEEHLAFADALRDPALAPHLRLHLDQGDASERIDLRALLAEPAPNTHLYVCGPGGFMKAVRDAAAHWREDTLHAEYFAAPTDANTSTGLPFTLKLAQRGISVPVAADQTAVDALHEVGIDIPVSCQQGLCGTCVVEGNGEGAEHRDFCLTGSERRTKVALCCSRAKGQELVLQL; this comes from the coding sequence ATGAGCCTCGAACGCACGCTGACTGTACGCGTCGCACGCATCTCGCGGCAGACGCCGGAAATCCTGGCCTTCGAGCTGGTCCATCCTTGGGGCCGCGCCTTGCCGGGCTACGAGGCCGGTGCGCACATCGACGTGCACATGCCTGGCGGCTTCTCGCGCCAGTACTCGCTGGCGCGGGCGCCTTCCTCGAACGCAGCGCGCTATGTGATCGGCGTGAAGCGCGAAGCCCCGAGCCGCGGCGGCTCGGCTTCGATGCACGAGCGCGTGCACGAGGGCGACCTGCTCGCGATCAGCGCGCCGCGCAACACCTTTCCACTGCGCGAAGAAGCGAAACACCATCTGCTGCTGGCCGGCGGCATCGGCATGACGCCGCTGCTGGCGATGGCAGAGACACTTGCAGCACGCGGCGCGCCGTTCACGCTGTGTGTGTTCGCGCGCAGCGAAGAGCACCTGGCGTTTGCCGACGCGCTGCGCGACCCCGCGCTCGCACCGCACTTGCGCCTTCATCTCGACCAGGGCGATGCATCGGAACGCATCGACCTGCGCGCGCTGCTGGCCGAACCCGCGCCCAACACGCATCTCTACGTCTGCGGCCCCGGCGGTTTCATGAAGGCGGTGCGCGACGCGGCCGCGCACTGGCGCGAAGACACGCTGCATGCGGAGTACTTCGCCGCGCCAACCGATGCCAACACCAGCACCGGCCTGCCCTTCACGCTCAAGCTCGCGCAGCGCGGCATCAGCGTGCCGGTGGCGGCCGACCAGACCGCCGTCGATGCGCTGCACGAAGTCGGCATCGACATTCCCGTGTCGTGCCAGCAGGGCCTGTGCGGCACCTGCGTGGTCGAAGGTAATGGCGAAGGCGCGGAACACCGCGACTTCTGTCTCACGGGCTCCGAGCGGCGCACGAAAGTGGCCTTGTGCTGCTCGCGCGCCAAAGGCCAGGAACTGGTGCTGCAGCTGTGA
- a CDS encoding NAD(P)H-dependent oxidoreductase has translation MKTLVVHCHPNPDSFNHALYRTALEALEPRHPVKAIDLYAEGFDPTLTREERIAYLDNPELIRERVKPHVEALLWAEHLVFVYPTWFHGPPSMLKGWLERVWLPGVAFLPAERKGQIARSGMRHIRRLTVVTTGGSPRWFVMLIGDPGRRLFTRALRALFAWRCKVTWLQLHDMNAVTERDRTHFIERVARKLQSI, from the coding sequence ATGAAAACGCTCGTCGTCCACTGCCATCCGAACCCCGACAGCTTCAACCACGCGCTCTACCGGACGGCCCTCGAAGCGCTCGAACCGCGGCACCCCGTCAAGGCCATCGACCTCTATGCCGAGGGTTTCGACCCCACGCTGACCCGCGAAGAGCGCATTGCCTATCTCGACAACCCCGAACTCATTCGCGAACGTGTGAAACCGCATGTCGAAGCGCTGCTGTGGGCCGAGCACCTGGTGTTCGTCTATCCCACCTGGTTCCACGGCCCTCCGTCGATGCTCAAGGGGTGGCTCGAAAGGGTGTGGCTGCCGGGCGTGGCCTTTCTGCCCGCGGAGCGCAAGGGGCAGATCGCAAGATCGGGCATGCGGCACATCCGGCGGCTGACGGTCGTGACCACCGGCGGTTCGCCGCGCTGGTTCGTGATGCTCATCGGCGACCCGGGCCGGCGTCTCTTCACGCGCGCGCTGCGGGCGCTGTTTGCCTGGCGCTGCAAGGTGACCTGGCTGCAGCTGCACGACATGAACGCCGTTACCGAGCGCGACCGCACCCACTTCATCGAGCGCGTTGCGCGCAAGCTGCAGAGCATCTAG
- a CDS encoding ABC transporter substrate-binding protein has protein sequence MRIPAFRIRPLGALGLALALTAAAFAAQAQAQEKVVFATNWKAQAGHGGFYQALVDGTYKKYGLDVDIQQGGPMVNNRPMLPAGKVDFLMTGNLLQSFDNVKNGVPTVVVAAFFQKDPQAMFAHPGQGFDTFKDMAKAPVAFIGKDGQFSFWQWMKSEHGFKDSQLKPYTFNVGPFLADKKSIQQGYAISEPLSIKAQAGFDPVVQLLADNGFSTYSTTIETRADLVKTKPETVRKFVEASIIGWNNYLYGDNKAANEMIAKINPDSPVAASQGSIELMKKMGIVDSGESLTKGIGAMDEARVKDFYDKMVKAGLYKSGEIDLSKVVTTQFVNKGVGVDIRKKLAGK, from the coding sequence ATGCGCATCCCCGCTTTCCGCATCCGCCCGCTGGGCGCCCTCGGTCTGGCCCTGGCGCTCACCGCCGCCGCCTTCGCCGCGCAGGCGCAGGCGCAGGAGAAAGTGGTTTTCGCCACCAACTGGAAAGCGCAGGCCGGGCACGGCGGCTTCTACCAGGCGCTGGTGGACGGCACCTACAAGAAGTACGGTCTCGATGTCGACATCCAGCAGGGCGGACCGATGGTCAACAACCGGCCCATGCTGCCTGCCGGCAAGGTCGACTTCCTGATGACCGGCAACCTGCTGCAGTCCTTCGACAACGTGAAGAACGGCGTGCCCACCGTGGTGGTTGCGGCTTTCTTCCAGAAAGATCCGCAGGCCATGTTCGCCCACCCGGGCCAGGGCTTCGACACCTTCAAGGACATGGCGAAGGCGCCCGTGGCCTTCATCGGCAAGGACGGCCAGTTCAGCTTCTGGCAGTGGATGAAGTCGGAGCACGGCTTCAAGGATTCGCAGCTCAAGCCCTACACCTTCAACGTCGGCCCGTTCCTCGCCGACAAGAAATCGATCCAGCAGGGCTACGCGATTTCCGAGCCGCTGTCGATCAAGGCGCAGGCCGGCTTCGACCCCGTGGTGCAGCTCCTGGCCGACAACGGCTTCTCGACCTACTCGACCACCATCGAGACGCGCGCCGACCTCGTCAAGACCAAGCCCGAAACCGTGCGCAAGTTCGTCGAGGCCTCGATCATCGGCTGGAACAACTATCTCTACGGCGACAACAAGGCCGCCAACGAAATGATCGCCAAGATCAATCCCGACTCGCCCGTGGCCGCATCGCAGGGCTCCATCGAACTGATGAAGAAGATGGGCATCGTCGACAGCGGCGAGTCGCTCACCAAGGGCATCGGCGCCATGGACGAAGCCCGCGTGAAGGACTTCTACGACAAGATGGTGAAGGCCGGCCTGTACAAGTCCGGCGAAATCGACCTCTCGAAAGTCGTGACCACGCAGTTCGTCAACAAGGGCGTCGGTGTCGACATCCGCAAGAAGCTCGCCGGCAAGTAA